The genomic stretch CATTGACGAGGACTCGAAAAGCCGCACTCCGAAGGCAAGTCCCGAGCCGATCTCACCAACCTGTGCATTCCCTCGCGCCTGACCTCCCTCTGTTCCTCCCTCACGATCTGCCTAATCCCATGGCACCGGCACTGCTCTTCCACCTGCCTCAGCTGCTGGCAGCACGGCCTGAAGTGATGCGACTCCATCATTCGCTCCCTCTCGCTGCTGCCGAATCGGCTACCGCCGTGGCCAATGTCGTGGAACAGCTGCTCGCATTGCTCGAGGCCGTGCGTTTGGACTTGCTCGTGGCAGCTCCCGCTTCCGCGCCTCTCGTTTTTGTCGTCGTCAATCTCGACGGTGGTTATGGTGGTCCGGTAGGCCGAGGCGACACGAGACGTCACCAGGAGGGCTGCAAAGATGGCTGCGAGGGTTGCGAAGTTCGTCATTGTTGGTGGTCCGCTTGTGGATTCACAAGAGAAGAGAATTGTGATGATGCTTCCGTGTTGTTGGTGAGTGAGATGGGTGGGCTAGTTATGGTATTTATAGGGGAGTTTTATGGGTTTTGGATGTGCATATGGGCAGAGTAAGCGGAAAATACGGGGATATTTTCGGATCATTTAGGATTCCGTAGTTTCCGATTCTTTGTGATGGCGGATCTAACGGAGGAAACGGTGCTTTTGATC from Rhodamnia argentea isolate NSW1041297 chromosome 2, ASM2092103v1, whole genome shotgun sequence encodes the following:
- the LOC115749961 gene encoding 2S seed storage albumin protein, producing the protein MTNFATLAAIFAALLVTSRVASAYRTTITTVEIDDDKNERRGSGSCHEQVQTHGLEQCEQLFHDIGHGGSRFGSSERERMMESHHFRPCCQQLRQVEEQCRCHGIRQIVREEQREVRREGMHRLVRSARDLPSECGFSSPRQCEMRAIWF